The sequence below is a genomic window from Mycobacteroides abscessus ATCC 19977.
GCCGCGAATGCGGCTATCGCGTCGGGATGTGCCCACTGCGGCCAGCTGGTCACCTCGGCGTTTCGGGCAGGGATATCGCAAATATGCCGCACCGGAGTCTCGCCGCTCGGCGTGCCGGCGACAATAAGATCCAGCAGTTCACGGCCGTAACCAACGGTCACCGCAAAACCCCTTGTGACCTGCACACTTGTGCCAAAACGGTGTCGATCCCGCTACCGTAAATGGCCATAATGCCAGGGTAAGGCAGGGCTGAAGGGGGCCGAAGTTTCGCCACTGTTCACCGAACTTCCTATCAATTATGTGGCACACCGCTATCGCCAACGGCCCAAACATGCTCTACTTAGGGCGGTCGCAGCTTCTGTGTTCGTGTTTTGCACTCGCAGGATCGACGTTGCGGTCGCGGTTCCTGCGAGGGTCATCTTCACGGGGTATGGCGGTCGGAACGGGGCCCGACGTACCGAACGGCGCGTCGCACCCGGTGTAAGAGAAGGAAAATCAAGAAATGCCACAGGGAACTGTGAAGTGGTTCAACGCGGAAAAGGGCTTCGGGTTCATTGCGCCCGAGGACGGCTCCGCTGACGTCTTCGTCCACTACACGGAGATTCAGGGCAACGGATTCCGTACCCTGGAAGAGAACCAGAAGGTTGAGTTCGAGGTAGGCCAGAGCCCCAAGGGCCCGCAGGCTACCGGCGTCCGCGCCGTCTGACCCACATCCGTCGTAGGAACGCCCCTGGCCCTGTGCCGGGGGCGTTTCTCGTCTCCAACAGCCCCGCGGGCAGGCATACATGTCTCTCGACACGCGGGTGATCGGGTGCTTTTGCGTCTGCTCGCGGAGGAACCCGAGAAAGTACTGTCAGTGACTGTGAGCCAGCTGTCCTTCTTTTCCGCCGAGTCGGTGCCTCCCGAGGTCACCGATCTGGCGGGACTGCTGGCCGGGCCTGGTCAGGTGGTGGTCAGCGGAGCGGGCGCGCGCATCTCGGTGGTCGTGGATCAGCCGTGGCGAGCCCTGGCGCTGGCCGAGATGATCACCGAGACCGGTCTGCAGGCCGAGATCGGTCATACCGAGACCGGCACAGAGAATCATCCGCTGGTGCGCACCGCCATAGATCCGGCGATACTGCCGATCGCGCGTGAGTGGACCCGAGGTGCGGTGAAAACCGTTCCCGCGCAGTGGCTACCCGGTGCGCGCGAGCTGCGGGCGTGGGTGCTCGCCGCGGGCTCACCGGAGGCGGACCGGTACCTGCTGGGTTTGGACCCGCACGCCCCCGATACACATTCGCCCTTGGCAGCGGCGCTTATGCGGGTGGGCATCGCTCCGACACTGATCGGAACACGCGGTGCCAATCCCGCGTTACGGATCAGTGGACGTCGCCGATTGGGGCGGCTATTGGAGAACATCGGAGAACCACCCGGCGACACCGATGCATTCCGGGTCTGGCCGAGGGTTTA
It includes:
- a CDS encoding cold-shock protein, yielding MPQGTVKWFNAEKGFGFIAPEDGSADVFVHYTEIQGNGFRTLEENQKVEFEVGQSPKGPQATGVRAV